From one Verrucomicrobiota bacterium genomic stretch:
- the pyrH gene encoding UMP kinase, whose product MYQRVVLKVSGEYLGETGIGLSRPKIEAFAQQIVAIQKFGVALALVLGGGNIFRGHTYNHRNSGFKRTDADQMGMLATAINALALRSVLAQQGVSATIQSSIKIEGIAERFSVTNSETALRDGKVVLFCCGTGNPFFSTDSAAALRACELQADILLKATNVDGVYDYDPKLHPEAKKFNHLTYSEVLQLGLCVMDMTAFILCRENNIPIRVFNGHDEDSVVQAVQGQPIGTLIGE is encoded by the coding sequence GTGTACCAACGGGTGGTCCTCAAAGTCAGCGGAGAATATCTGGGTGAAACCGGTATCGGTTTATCGAGACCCAAGATCGAAGCGTTTGCTCAGCAAATTGTTGCAATCCAAAAGTTCGGCGTCGCATTAGCCCTCGTGCTCGGGGGCGGTAACATCTTCCGTGGACACACGTATAACCACCGTAATTCCGGGTTTAAGCGGACGGATGCCGACCAAATGGGTATGCTTGCAACGGCTATCAATGCACTTGCACTGCGTAGTGTCTTAGCGCAACAAGGGGTTTCCGCAACCATTCAGAGCTCGATTAAAATTGAAGGCATTGCAGAGCGTTTTTCGGTTACCAATAGCGAAACCGCATTACGAGATGGGAAAGTGGTTTTATTTTGTTGTGGTACTGGGAATCCATTTTTTTCAACTGATTCGGCGGCCGCACTTCGCGCCTGCGAACTTCAGGCGGATATCTTACTTAAAGCAACCAATGTCGATGGTGTCTACGACTATGACCCGAAATTACACCCGGAGGCTAAAAAATTTAACCACCTCACCTATTCGGAAGTCCTTCAGCTCGGCCTTTGTGTTATGGACATGACCGCCTTTATTCTTTGTAGGGAAAACAATATTCCTATCCGTGTTTTTAATGGACATGATGAAGACTCAGTTGTACAAGCAGTTCAAGGACAGCCTATCGGAACATTGATTGGGGAATAA